A single Heterodontus francisci isolate sHetFra1 chromosome 11, sHetFra1.hap1, whole genome shotgun sequence DNA region contains:
- the LOC137375329 gene encoding lactosylceramide 1,3-N-acetyl-beta-D-glucosaminyltransferase-like — MTTVYRRGRKRQFLQLIFTCFFFSLVLIYWEQLDANVISHVKSYSYRYLINKYSFLNDSLTLNKEIASLHSYQYLITHANKCQDQDVLLLLFVKTSPENHPRRDAIRQTWGDERYINSELKATIKVIFVLGVHKDLSQRDLIQSRLLMEDQQHHDLIQQDFYDDFHNLTLKLIFQFKWANTFCQNAKFVMSCDDDVFVHTPNLVNYLLQLDKGISNFWIGRVHRGAPPIRNKESKYFVSYEMYQWSSYPDYTAGAAYVVSQDVAVKVYQALITLNSSLYIDDVFMGICAKRMGVPPQQHVYFAGEGKAPYHPCIYKQMMTSHGHVKDIHHLWREATHAKVTSLTSGFWGQLYCRLIKVFLLCKPYYIDTYPCIAAFS; from the coding sequence ATGACTACTGTGTACAGAAGAGGAAGAAAGCGGCAGTTTCTACAGTTAATTTTTACTTGTTTCTTCTTCTCCCTTGTCCTAATATATTGGGAGCAGCTGGATGCAAATGTCATTAGTCATGTGAAGTCTTATTCATACAGATATCTCATCAATAAATACAGTTTTTTGAATGATAGCCTGACTCTGAACAAGGAGATAGCTAGCCTTCACAGTTACCAGTACTTGATAACCCATGCAAACAAATGCCAAGATCAGGACGTGTTGCTGCTTCTGTTTGTGAAGACCTCTCCTGAAAACCATCCTCGGCGGGATGCTATTCGTCAGACGTGGGGCGATGAACGCTATATAAATTCAGAGTTAAAGGCCACTATAAAAGTGATTTTTGTTCTGGGAGTACATAAAGATCTCTCCCAGAGAGACCTTATACAGAGTAGGTTACTGATGGAAGATCAACAACATCATGACCTTATCCAGCAGGATTTCTATGATGACTTTCACAATCTTACATTGAAACTAATCTTCCAGTTCAAGTGGGCAAATACTTTCTGCCAAAATGCTAAATTTGTTATGTCCTGTGATGATGATGTTTTTGTGCACACTCCAAATCTAGTGAACTACCTGCTACAGCTGGATAAAGGGATAAGTAATTTCTGGATTGGTCGAGTGCACCGAGGTGCACCCCCTATAAGGAACAAAGAAAGTAAATACTTTGTTTCCTATGAAATGTATCAGTGGTCATCTTATCCTGATTATACAGCAGGTGCTGCATATGTTGTGTCTCAAGATGTGGCAGTGAAAGTCTATCAGGCCTTAATCACCCTAAACAGCAGTCTTTATATAGATGATGTTTTTATGGGTATATGTGCCAAAAGAATGGGAGTACCACCACAACAACATGTATATTTTGCTGGTGAAGGAAAGGCCCCTTATCATCCTTGTATTTATAAGCAAATGATGACCTCTCATGGCCATGTGAAAGATATCCACCATTTGTGGCGGGAGGCTACTCATGCAAAAGTGACTTCTCTCACTTCTGGATTTTGGGGACAACTTTACTGTCGACTGATCAAAGTGTTTCTTCTCTGCAAACCATACTACATAGACACATATCCTTGCATTGCTGCATTTTCCTAG